The Pigmentiphaga aceris DNA segment ACGCGTAAGTCCAGCGGGGCAGGCGACGCGCCCCCGCCACCCGCGACTGGCAAAAGAACACACACACACAAACACGCACAGAACCAAAAAAACCAATCAAGTATGCCCAGGAGCAGCACTAAGCAACTGCGTCCGAGGATCATTCATCAACGCCAAATACCGCTCATACTGCTTGAGCACATCATTGATAACCTCTTGATGATTCAGATACTGAACATCGTATCCAAGCCGCCCATCCTCGAAAAACGTCATCGGCACATAATCGTAAGGAGCCGACTGCTCATTCGTATCCGTGTCCCGCAACACATACGCCGGCACCCGAGTTTGCACACTCTTCACGCCATACACAAAGTCCCGCAAACCCTCACGCGGCACCTTCAACGACACATTGCCATCCTCACCAAGGTCGACATGAACCTCGACCTCGCGCGCTCGCAATGCTGCCGCCACCTCATCCAAGGCCGGACGCACATGCTCCGCAATGAAACGCTTCACCTGCGCCTCCGACGGACGATGCAGAATCAACTCCAGACGACGCTTCCAGTGTTGCCCCGTCCAGAACGTCGTCGCCGGTGCCAGCGTGCGCGAATAATGCGTGCGGTCGGCCACCAGCCCGCGCCATAGTCCGGCGCACAAGGCCAACATCACAATCGCAAAGGGCAGGGCGCTGATGATGGTCATTGCACGCAAGGCATCCAGACCACCCGTCAGCAACAGCAACGACGTCGTCAACGCCACCAGCACCGCCCAGAACAGACGCTGCCAGATGGGCGAATCATTGCGACCCCCCGAGGCAATCGCATCCATCACAAAGGTGCCCGAATCCGCCGACGTGACAAAGAACACGCCCACCAGCAGCAGCGCCAGACCAGTCGTCCAGGTTGCCAGCGGCATGTAGTTCAGGAACACGAACAGCAGCGAATCCACATTGCCGGCGGCTGCGCTCAACGCCCCGGCAGCGGCGTTGGTGTCAAACCAGATTGCCGCGTTGCCGAACACCGTCATCCACACGAAGTTGAACAGGCTAGGCACCAGCAACACGCCGACGATGAACTCGCGGATGGTACGGCCGCGCGAGATGCGTGCGATGAACATGCCCACGAACGGCGACCAGGAAATCCACCATGCCCAGTAGAGCAGCGTCCAGTCCTCGAACCACTTGGGGTCGTTGGTGGGTTCGTAGGTGTGAGTCAGGAAGGTCAGGCGCACCAGCTGCGACAGGTAATTGCCCAGGTTGTCGCCGAAGCTTTGCAGCAGAACCAGGGTGGGGCCGACAGACGCAACGAACAGCATCAGCAAGATGGCAAGCGCCAGGTTCAGCTCGCTCAAGCGGCGCAGACCCTTGCCCAGGCCAGAGGCCGCCGAGGCACCGGCAATGGCAGTGACAACAACGATCAGGCCAATGCGGAAACTGGATGTGGTGGTGTCCCAACCGAAGATGTCATGCAGACCGGCGCTGATCTGCAATACGCCGTAGCCCAGCGTGGTGGTCAGGCCGAACAGCGTGCCGCACAGCGCAAAAGTATCTACGGTGTGGCCGATGGGACCATCGATACGTTCACGCAGCAGGGGGTACAGGCCGGAACGGATTGTCAGCGGCAGGTTGTAGCGAAAGCCGAAATAGGCCAATACCAAGCCGACCAGCGCGTAAATCGCCCAGGCGTGAATGCCCCAGTGGAAGAAGGTGTAGGTCAGCGAGGTTTGGGCAGCTTCGCGTGTGACACCCAGGCCAACAGGTGGGGAAATGAAGTGCTGCATCGGCTCGCCAACGCCGAAGTACATCAGGCCGATGCCCATGCCGGCTGCAAACAGCATCGACAGCCAGGTGGCAAAGCCGAACTCGGGCCGGGCATCGTCGGGGCCAAGGCGAATGTTGCCGTAGCCGCTGCAGGCAATGCCGATCAGCACCAGCACGAATATCCCGACTGACAATGTATAGAACCAGCCGAAATGGACGCCGACCCAGGTCTGGGCAAGGCTGAAGGCCCGCGACGTGGCTTCCGGCATCATGGTGCAGACGGCCAGCAGCAGCACGACTACCGTGAGGCTGGGAATGAATACGGGCATGCGCAGTGTGCTGCGTGCAGCACGGGGCGGCACATCCGGGCTTGCGGTTGTGGAATCTTCAGTAGTCATTCGTATTGGGGCGGGTGGAATCAGGCCCGCCCAGCAGCAATTTTTGTGCCTGACGTGACCGGGCAGTAGCTTTTTTGTCGATCGCGCTTTTTTCTCCTGGGTATCACGGCGAGCAGTCGTCGCCGGGCAGCCACGCAGCCCGATCCAGCGCCAGATGTTTAATGCCCGTTTATTGGCATTGGCAGCGGCCTTGTGAAAAAATAGGGGTCGTCCGGCGGCTCTGCCGGGCCCGCGACGGGACGACCCGCCGTGCGATCACTTGTTCGGGGACGACCCCATTCTGGAGGGTCGTATGGCCTGGATTGTTCTGTTGTTCGCTGGTCTGGCCGAAGTGGTCTGGGCCGTCAGTCTCAAGCACACCGATGGGTTCACCCGTTTCTGGCCATCCGCGATCACCGTGGTGTTCATGGTCATCAGCGTGGTGCTGCTTGCCTATGCCATGAAGTCCTTGCCGCTGGGTACTGCCTATGCCATCTGGACCGGCATCGGTGCGGTGGGTGCGTTTGTGGTTGGCATCGTCATGCTGGGCGAGGTCGCCAGCGTGGCGCGGATTGCCAGTGTGGCGCTGATCGTGGCGGGGCTGATCGGGTTGAAGTTGTCCACCTGAGCCAGTTGAAAGCGGGCCAGCTGGTCTGAACTGGCTGGTCTGAGCTGCCTGATCCCGGCCAGACCTGGAGCAAACACCCCGCACAACACGCTCTTGCGCACGGGCGTCCGTGGCACCATCTAGGTCCTTTATCGACACGGAGTTGTCATGGCAGATGCTGGTCCCCGTGCGCCCACGGTGTCGCTGTTCGCGTTGGTGCCGTTCCTGCGCCCCTATCGCAAACGCGGCATGCTGGCTTTTCTGGCGCTGGTGGTAGCTGCCGTCTCGACACTGTTGTTGCCGGTTGCCTTCGGTCGCTTGATCGATCACGGTTTTGCAGCCGGCAATCGCGATCACATCGACACATACTTCCTGGCCTTGTTCGTGGTGTCGGTGGTACTGGCCGCAGCTACCGCCGGGCGCTTCTACCTGGTGTCGTGGCTGGGTGAGCGCGTCACGGCCGATCTGCGGCAGGCGGTCTACGAACACACCGTGCGCATGAGCCCGGCTTTCTTCGAGACGACCCGTACTGGCGAGGTGCTGTCGCGTCTGACTACCGATACCACATTGATCCAGACGGTGGTGGGTACCAGCTTGTCGCTGGGTCTTCGCAACCTGTTGCTGCTGGTGGGTGGTCTGGTCATGCTGACCATTACCAGCCCGACCCTGACTGCCTACATTCTTGGCACCCTGGTAGTGGTGATCGCACCGATCATCTTCTTCGGCCGCAAGGTGCGTGCGTTGTCGGTTGCCAGCCAGGGCAGGGTGGCTGATGCCAGCGCACTGGCCGGCGAGGTGCTCAATGCCACGCCAACGGTGCAGTCGTATGTGCAGGAAACCTACGAGACCAAGCGTTTCGGTGCGGCGGTTGAGGCTGCGTTTTCTACCGCACTGGCCCGGATTCGCGCGCGTTCTGCGCTGACCGCCGTGGTCATCGTGCTTGTCTTCGCTGCCATCGTCTTTGTGCTGTGGCTGGGTGCCAAGGCGGTATTGGCAGGTTCCATGACACCAGGCGAGCTGTCGCAGTTCATCTTGTACGCGGTGGTCACGGCGGGTGCCGTGGGGGCCGTGTCGGAAGTGTGGGGCGATCTGCAACGTGCGGCGGGTGCGACCGAGCGTCTGTTGCAGTTGCTGGCGTCCACATCGCCCGTGGTCGATACCACGCAGCCGGTGCCGATGGGTACGGCGGGTGACGGGATTCATTTTGAGAACCTCGACTTCAATTACCCTTCGCGCCCGGATCATCCGACCTTGCGTGGCTTGTCTCTGCACATCGCACCGGGCGAACATGTGGCGCTGGTCGGCCCCTCGGGTGCCGGCAAGACCACCTTGTTCCAGCTGCTGCTGCGTTTCTACGATCCGCAGCAGGGTCACATCACGCTCAATGGCGTGAAAATTTCCGCACTCAGCCTGGCCGATCTGCGCAGCCACATCGGCGTGGTGTTGCAGGAAACCGTGATCTTTTCGGGCAGCGTAGCCGACAACATCCGTTATGGTCGCCCGGACGCAACTGACGCAGAAGTGCGCCGCGCTTCCGAGATGGCTGCTGCCGTCGAGTTCATCGATGCCTTGCCCGAGGGTTTCAATACCTATCTGGGTGAGCGTGGCGTGCGCTTGTCTGGCGGCCAGCGCCAACGTATTGCCATCGCCCGGGCGATCTTGAAGAACCCGCCCGTGCTGTTGCTGGACGAGGCCACCAGCGCACTGGACGCGGCCAGTGAACGGCTGGTGCAGCAGGCCTTGGACAACGCTTCCCAAGACCGCACGACGCTGGTGATTGCGCATCGCCTGGCCACTGTGCAGCAGGCAGATCGTATTGTCGTGGTGGACCAAGGGCGCATCGTGGCGCAGGGGCGGCACGAGGAATTGTTGATCAGCTCGCCACTGTATGCGCGTCTGGCGCGGCTGCAATTTGCAGATCGCGCGCCGGGCGCAGATGAAGATGTGGTGGACGCCTCTGTGTTCGCCACCCCGGAGAATTGAACATGGCGCAACTATTGTTATTGCGCGGTGGGATTTTGATCGACGACAGCGAGGTCGACGTGTCGGCTGTACGCGCGCAAGGTGCGGGCGGGCAGAACGTCAACAAGGTCTCGTCGGCCGTGCATCTGCGCTTCGACGTGGCCAAATCGTCCTTGCCGGAAATGTGGAAGCGCGCACTGCTGGCTACGCCCGACCATCGCATCACCAAGGACGGTGTGGTGGTCATCAAGGCGCAAGTGCATCGCAGCCAGGAGCTGAACCGGGCTGACGCCGTGGCCCGGCTGGGCGCGTTCATCGAGCAACGCACCACACCGCAACGCCGTCGCATTGCCACGCGGCCTACGCTTGGGTCCAAAAAACGTCGGCTGGAAGGCAAGGTGCAGCGTGGCGAGGTGAAGAAGCTGCGCGGCAAGGTCGAGGAGTAAGGCTGGGCTCGTCTAGGCGGTTCTGGTACTTGTTCTACATTGGCAGTTCTGCATGCCTGTTCTGGCATCTTCTCAGGAGATCCGATGTCCTCTGCAAAGTCCATGAGCCGTGCTGACTTCCTGCGACTTTCGCTGGGTGGTGCAATGACGCTGGCGGCAGCCCCCTTCGCACCGCTTGCGATGGCCACGCCACCAACGTCGACCACCGCTGCTGGCGCAAGCCCCGCAGCCAACCTGACAAAGATCGCCACGCGCCGTATTCCTGTCTCTGGCGCATCGTTGCCTGTCATCGGCTGCGGCACTTATGTAGGCTTCGATGAGGTTCCAGGCTCGGTGGAATATGCGCGCCTGCCGGGTGTGCTGAACACCTTGTTCGCGCACGGCGGTTCGGTCATTGACAGTTCACCGATGTATGGTCGCGCCGAACAGACCACCGGTGAATTGCTGAAGCAGTCAAACAGCCGTGGGAATGCATTTGTCGCCACCAAGGTGTGGACGAGTGGGCGCGAGGCGGGTATTCGGCAGATGGAGGAATCATTCCGTCTGCTTGGCGTTGATCGTGTGGACTTGATGCAGGTGCATAACCTGGTCGATTGGCGCACTCACTTGGCTACGTTGCGTGATTGGAAGGCGGCCGGGCGGATTGGCTATATCGGGGTGACGCATTACACCGCCAGCGCGTATGTGCAGTTGGAATCGGTGCTGAAGGCCGAGAAGCCTGATTTTGTGCAGTTGAATTATGCGATTGACGATCGCGAAGCTGCGCAGCGTTTGTTGCCGTTGGCTGCTGACCTGGGGATTGCCGTGCTGGTGAATCGTCCCTTCGGTGGGGGTGGGCTGTTGCGTCGTGTGCGAGACAGGCCGTTGCCGGGCTGGGCTGCGGAGGTGGGGGCGACGTCTTGGGCGCAGTTGCTGTTGAAGTTTGTGTTGGCCAATCCGGCGGTGACGTGCGCCATTCCGGGTACGAGTCGACCTGAGCATATGGCTGATAACTTGGCGGCGGGTCGTGCGCCGCTGCCTGATGCGGGGTTCTGGACGGCTGCGCGTATTGCTGCGGTGACCGGGTAAGGATTAGGCGTTCGTCACTCTGGCCAGCCATCGCTAGTCGCGAGCATGAGCCGCAAGGGCAATTGCTGGGTCATGCCGTGATGGAAGCTTCTTCCTGAACCTGAACATGGACCATGTCGCGCTTGCGCGTTGGCGGGCTATTTCGCTGGCAAGTTAGCAGCGAGGTCTGCAACCGTGACCGTCCTGAGGGAGTGCTCGAATTGAAGTCGGGCAGACTCCATGGCCGTCACCATTGCATCATTTGCAGCGCGCGCCAGAAGACATGACCCATGCTCTTTGTCGTTGCCAATCGCAAACAGCGGAGGTGATCCAAGGGCCACATAAATGTCCATCAAAGAGATTCTTCGAGCCGCTTTGCAAGCGACCAGCCGCCCTTGTG contains these protein-coding regions:
- a CDS encoding aldo/keto reductase, which produces MSRADFLRLSLGGAMTLAAAPFAPLAMATPPTSTTAAGASPAANLTKIATRRIPVSGASLPVIGCGTYVGFDEVPGSVEYARLPGVLNTLFAHGGSVIDSSPMYGRAEQTTGELLKQSNSRGNAFVATKVWTSGREAGIRQMEESFRLLGVDRVDLMQVHNLVDWRTHLATLRDWKAAGRIGYIGVTHYTASAYVQLESVLKAEKPDFVQLNYAIDDREAAQRLLPLAADLGIAVLVNRPFGGGGLLRRVRDRPLPGWAAEVGATSWAQLLLKFVLANPAVTCAIPGTSRPEHMADNLAAGRAPLPDAGFWTAARIAAVTG
- a CDS encoding ABC transporter transmembrane domain-containing protein: MADAGPRAPTVSLFALVPFLRPYRKRGMLAFLALVVAAVSTLLLPVAFGRLIDHGFAAGNRDHIDTYFLALFVVSVVLAAATAGRFYLVSWLGERVTADLRQAVYEHTVRMSPAFFETTRTGEVLSRLTTDTTLIQTVVGTSLSLGLRNLLLLVGGLVMLTITSPTLTAYILGTLVVVIAPIIFFGRKVRALSVASQGRVADASALAGEVLNATPTVQSYVQETYETKRFGAAVEAAFSTALARIRARSALTAVVIVLVFAAIVFVLWLGAKAVLAGSMTPGELSQFILYAVVTAGAVGAVSEVWGDLQRAAGATERLLQLLASTSPVVDTTQPVPMGTAGDGIHFENLDFNYPSRPDHPTLRGLSLHIAPGEHVALVGPSGAGKTTLFQLLLRFYDPQQGHITLNGVKISALSLADLRSHIGVVLQETVIFSGSVADNIRYGRPDATDAEVRRASEMAAAVEFIDALPEGFNTYLGERGVRLSGGQRQRIAIARAILKNPPVLLLDEATSALDAASERLVQQALDNASQDRTTLVIAHRLATVQQADRIVVVDQGRIVAQGRHEELLISSPLYARLARLQFADRAPGADEDVVDASVFATPEN
- the arfB gene encoding alternative ribosome rescue aminoacyl-tRNA hydrolase ArfB, which translates into the protein MAQLLLLRGGILIDDSEVDVSAVRAQGAGGQNVNKVSSAVHLRFDVAKSSLPEMWKRALLATPDHRITKDGVVVIKAQVHRSQELNRADAVARLGAFIEQRTTPQRRRIATRPTLGSKKRRLEGKVQRGEVKKLRGKVEE
- the sugE gene encoding quaternary ammonium compound efflux SMR transporter SugE, which produces MAWIVLLFAGLAEVVWAVSLKHTDGFTRFWPSAITVVFMVISVVLLAYAMKSLPLGTAYAIWTGIGAVGAFVVGIVMLGEVASVARIASVALIVAGLIGLKLST
- a CDS encoding BCCT family transporter — translated: MTTEDSTTASPDVPPRAARSTLRMPVFIPSLTVVVLLLAVCTMMPEATSRAFSLAQTWVGVHFGWFYTLSVGIFVLVLIGIACSGYGNIRLGPDDARPEFGFATWLSMLFAAGMGIGLMYFGVGEPMQHFISPPVGLGVTREAAQTSLTYTFFHWGIHAWAIYALVGLVLAYFGFRYNLPLTIRSGLYPLLRERIDGPIGHTVDTFALCGTLFGLTTTLGYGVLQISAGLHDIFGWDTTTSSFRIGLIVVVTAIAGASAASGLGKGLRRLSELNLALAILLMLFVASVGPTLVLLQSFGDNLGNYLSQLVRLTFLTHTYEPTNDPKWFEDWTLLYWAWWISWSPFVGMFIARISRGRTIREFIVGVLLVPSLFNFVWMTVFGNAAIWFDTNAAAGALSAAAGNVDSLLFVFLNYMPLATWTTGLALLLVGVFFVTSADSGTFVMDAIASGGRNDSPIWQRLFWAVLVALTTSLLLLTGGLDALRAMTIISALPFAIVMLALCAGLWRGLVADRTHYSRTLAPATTFWTGQHWKRRLELILHRPSEAQVKRFIAEHVRPALDEVAAALRAREVEVHVDLGEDGNVSLKVPREGLRDFVYGVKSVQTRVPAYVLRDTDTNEQSAPYDYVPMTFFEDGRLGYDVQYLNHQEVINDVLKQYERYLALMNDPRTQLLSAAPGHT